In Bos taurus isolate L1 Dominette 01449 registration number 42190680 breed Hereford chromosome 13, ARS-UCD2.0, whole genome shotgun sequence, the DNA window AACTATTGTTTGTTTGAGTCTACACAACGAATCAGTACAAATGGACCCACACACATATGCCATTCATTCCCTTGAATCAGACTCAACCAGGGCCGATGGGGACTTAGCATTTGATCTGCAAGGATGATGAGTGATCCCTACGTGCAGGATTCTCCCAAACTCTGTCTTTGATGGAAAGAGTTCTCGGCCCCAAAATCTTATTCTACCTCCCTGTGACCACACTAGGGGGAATCAGCGTGCCTGGTTCCCTGGCAGTTCCTTGGACTTGTAGAGTTCTGAATgtcactccaggcttctctttcctacTGTGTTCCAGGGTATATCTTGGAACCTCCACCCTGCCGATCAGACCCAGAAAACTGTACTGATTTCtgcacattgcaggaagattgcCAACCAGGATTTCAGTGCTGTTCTGCCTTCTGTGGTATAGTCTGTACACTAAACAAAGATGTAAACCGCAAAAGGTAAGGGCCTCTCCTGCCCAGCCCTGACCGTAGCACTGCTGGTGAGAGCTCAATAGAAGAGTCTCTTACCAGTCACGATGATGGATCTCTTTCTCtctaccatttctttctctttaccaAGAATAATTACCATAAATGTCCTGATGGAGCCTTCCTCCACTCAAGAACTACATAATC includes these proteins:
- the WFDC13 gene encoding WAP four-disulfide core domain protein 13; the encoded protein is MKPALFLQLLLLTHVASQLVSGSPKQHFRRYILEPPPCRSDPENCTDFCTLQEDCQPGFQCCSAFCGIVCTLNKDVNRKRPKPKTLRNNGVGK